CGTTCGGTAGTAACCTATACTATTAAAGCTCCGCGAGGTAACATCATCACCACAGATGGGGTAGTAGTAGCTACAAATAAAGCGGTTTTTAATCTATACATAGATGTAGAGGGTATTAAAGATAAAGAGGATGAAGTATTATATAAATTAAGTAAACTTTTAAAAGAAGATTTTGGAAGTCTAAAAGAGCGATTTTACCTTTTAAAAAAAACTTCAATAAGCCGAGTGCTTTTAAAGTCTGATTTACAATGGGATGAAGTGGCTAAAATTATGGTAAGGCTTTACTATTTACCTGGGGTAAGTATAGAAGTAGAGTCAGAGCGGTATTATCCCTATGGAGAAGCTTATTTTCATCTAATAGGTTATGTTTCTAAGATTAACCGAGAGGAGTATCTTAAACTTAAAGATAAAGGATATTCTGTAGAGGATTTGATAGGAAGGCAGGGGTTAGAAAAGGTTTTTGAGGAGGAACTTAAGGGTAAAAATGGATATGTTGAAATCGAAAGAGATGCCTATGGTAGGTTAGGAAGAGTGATTGCCCGTACCGAACCTATAGCTGGAAACGACCTTATTTTAACCATAAACCATAATCTTCAGCTCACAGCCTATGAATTGCTTAAAGGTAAACGAGGGGCCATCGTAGCTCTTTCTCCTTTTGACGGAGGTATTTTGGCGATGGTTAGTGCTCCCTCTGTTGACCCTCAGAAGTTTATTATAGGATTTACTAAGGAAGAATGGCAAGCTATCTCATCTGCTAAAGAAAGCCCTTTTTTAAATAAAGCTCTAAGGGCTTATCCTCCAGGTTCAACCTATAAGGTTATCACTGCTTTAACTGCACTCAGAAAAGGGGTGATAACCAACCCCAGTCAATCTGTTTTTTGTCCAGGATATTTTAATTTTGGTACCAGGACTTTTAAGTGTTGGGAACATCGAGGACACGGAACCGTAGGGTTGATAAAGGCTATAGCGGTTTCCTGCGATGTCTATTTTTATACCTTAGGAACTAAACTTGATGTAGACGATATAGCCAGTGTGTCTAAAGAATTTGGTTTAGGGCAAAAAGCCTTAGGTTGGCCAGAGGAAGACGCTGGACTTGTACCTGATAGGGCCTGGAAAAGGAAAAGACTAAAACAAGATTGGTTTCCAGGAGAGACTGTAGTTCTTTCAATAGGACAGGGATACATTTTAACTTCTCCGTTACAATTAGCTAAGCTTTATATGGTCATAGCCAACGGTGGATATCTATACCGACCTTATATAGTAAAAACCATCCAAAAAGTGGATGGGACTAAAATAGAATTTCAACCAGTTTTAGAAAAAAAGATAGAAATGACCCCTCAACACTTAGAATGGATAAGACAAGGTCTAATAGAGGTGGTCCGGTCTGGGACTGCTAAGTCAGCTGCGGTGCCAGGTATAATGGTAGCTGGTAAAACTGGTACTGCTCAGGTTGTTTCTTTGTCTGCTAAGACAAAACATCTTGAACATCACGCCTGGTTTGTAAGTTATGCAGGAAAGGGAACTCCAGAGATAGTTAGCACAATTTTTGTAGAACATGGAGGTAGTGGAGGAGGAGTTGCTGCACCTCTTGCAAGAGAACTTTACAAGGTATTTTTTAAAATTTCTACACCTCCTA
Above is a genomic segment from Thermodesulfobacterium commune DSM 2178 containing:
- the mrdA gene encoding penicillin-binding protein 2, with amino-acid sequence MKNRTFVIQDLSKVKQKILKSDFWEKRVLWAKVLLFFILAVLWSRFFYLQVIKHSYYVKKAKSRSVVTYTIKAPRGNIITTDGVVVATNKAVFNLYIDVEGIKDKEDEVLYKLSKLLKEDFGSLKERFYLLKKTSISRVLLKSDLQWDEVAKIMVRLYYLPGVSIEVESERYYPYGEAYFHLIGYVSKINREEYLKLKDKGYSVEDLIGRQGLEKVFEEELKGKNGYVEIERDAYGRLGRVIARTEPIAGNDLILTINHNLQLTAYELLKGKRGAIVALSPFDGGILAMVSAPSVDPQKFIIGFTKEEWQAISSAKESPFLNKALRAYPPGSTYKVITALTALRKGVITNPSQSVFCPGYFNFGTRTFKCWEHRGHGTVGLIKAIAVSCDVYFYTLGTKLDVDDIASVSKEFGLGQKALGWPEEDAGLVPDRAWKRKRLKQDWFPGETVVLSIGQGYILTSPLQLAKLYMVIANGGYLYRPYIVKTIQKVDGTKIEFQPVLEKKIEMTPQHLEWIRQGLIEVVRSGTAKSAAVPGIMVAGKTGTAQVVSLSAKTKHLEHHAWFVSYAGKGTPEIVSTIFVEHGGSGGGVAAPLARELYKVFFKISTPPNQALEEEREEIPEVGENFTGEIVNPLEEENAGEKR